One Pseudomonas sp. MH9.2 DNA segment encodes these proteins:
- a CDS encoding DUF3509 domain-containing protein: MTFIQEKFASVFSEFEVTTQARPDGGVLLSLRNSEGKQIRRSVSYAQLHTAVQLQWVISAIRRDLAAQASELPALSMLQSQHRFDLPTYYTR, translated from the coding sequence ATGACTTTCATTCAAGAAAAATTTGCATCCGTATTTTCCGAGTTCGAAGTCACCACCCAAGCCCGTCCCGATGGTGGAGTGTTGTTGAGTTTGCGCAACAGCGAAGGCAAGCAGATCCGTCGTTCGGTGTCCTACGCTCAGCTGCACACTGCCGTGCAACTGCAGTGGGTGATCAGCGCGATTCGCCGAGACCTGGCCGCACAAGCCAGTGAACTGCCAGCACTCTCCATGCTGCAGAGTCAGCACCGCTTCGATCTGCCGACCTACTACACACGCTGA